In Acidobacteriota bacterium, one genomic interval encodes:
- the yihA gene encoding ribosome biogenesis GTP-binding protein YihA/YsxC, with the protein MKIDDARLALSAHTERMLLRDGRPEVVFAGRSNVGKSSLLNRLLGRKDLAHTGSKPGRTRSVNYFLINDRLYFVDLPGYGYAKAAKQERRRWAELIDHYLRQALPGALVVLLVDTKVGATELDIQAYEYLDSLGGDIQVVATKCDRVPRGKRSKMLAEVRRTLDLDSTTRVVPVSARTGDGIKELWSVIAQRALSTGAEK; encoded by the coding sequence ATGAAGATCGACGATGCACGGCTTGCCCTGTCGGCCCACACCGAGCGGATGCTGTTGCGCGACGGGCGCCCGGAGGTGGTTTTTGCGGGGCGCTCGAACGTCGGCAAGTCCAGTCTGCTCAACCGGTTGCTGGGCCGCAAGGATCTGGCCCACACCGGCTCGAAGCCGGGCCGGACGCGGTCGGTCAATTATTTTCTCATCAACGACCGTCTGTATTTCGTTGACCTGCCCGGCTACGGCTATGCCAAGGCGGCGAAACAAGAGCGGCGACGATGGGCCGAGTTGATCGACCACTACCTGCGGCAGGCATTGCCCGGAGCGTTGGTGGTGCTGCTGGTCGATACGAAGGTCGGCGCGACGGAGCTGGATATCCAGGCCTACGAGTATCTGGACAGCCTGGGTGGTGACATCCAAGTAGTGGCCACGAAGTGCGATCGCGTGCCTCGCGGCAAGAGATCGAAGATGTTGGCGGAAGTCCGCCGCACCTTGGACCTCGACTCGACAACACGAGTCGTTCCGGTGTCAGCCCGCACCGGCGACGGAATCAAAGAGCTGTGGAGCGTGATTGCTCAACGGGCCCTCTCAACCGGAGCGGAAAAGTGA
- the rho gene encoding transcription termination factor Rho, with the protein MTAKPRKNQQKGHRQQDKRREPALDIRALKEMSISQLSGIAKDLGVEGAAGMRKQELMFKILQAQTEKSGLIFAEGVLECLPDGFGFLRAPEYNYLPGPDDIYVSPSQIRRFDLRTGDTVSGQVRQPKEGERYFALIKVEAVNFEHPEAARNKIFFDNLTPLYPEERLVLEVPGDMASRVMDLATPMGKGQRALIVAPPRTGKTMLLQSIAHSLEKNHPEVILIVLLIDERPEEVTDMQRSVQGEVVSSTFDEPATRHVQVAEMVIEKAKRLIEHRKDVVILLDSITRLARAYNTVQPPSGKVLSGGIDANALHRPKRFFGAARNIEEGGSLTIIATALVDTGSRMDDVIFEEFKGTGNCEIHLDRKLVEKRVFPAIDINKSGTRKEELLMPEDELRRVWVLRKVLNPLSTVESMELLLDKLSKTKANQDFLNAMSRK; encoded by the coding sequence GTGACTGCGAAACCCAGAAAGAATCAGCAAAAAGGACATCGCCAACAGGACAAGAGGCGCGAACCGGCCCTCGATATCCGTGCTCTGAAGGAAATGAGCATTTCGCAGCTCAGCGGTATCGCGAAGGATCTCGGCGTGGAAGGCGCTGCCGGTATGCGCAAGCAGGAGCTGATGTTCAAGATCCTGCAGGCGCAAACGGAGAAGAGCGGCCTGATCTTCGCCGAAGGGGTGCTCGAATGTCTGCCGGACGGCTTCGGCTTCCTGCGGGCGCCGGAATACAACTACCTGCCCGGACCGGACGACATCTACGTCAGCCCGAGCCAGATCCGGCGGTTCGACCTGCGCACCGGCGACACCGTCTCCGGCCAGGTGCGCCAGCCGAAGGAGGGCGAGCGCTACTTCGCCCTGATCAAGGTCGAAGCGGTCAACTTCGAGCACCCGGAAGCGGCCCGCAACAAGATCTTCTTCGACAACCTCACTCCGCTCTACCCGGAAGAGCGCCTGGTGCTGGAAGTTCCCGGCGACATGGCGTCCCGGGTGATGGACCTGGCTACACCTATGGGGAAAGGCCAGAGAGCGCTGATCGTCGCGCCGCCCCGTACCGGCAAGACGATGCTGCTGCAGTCGATCGCTCACTCGCTGGAGAAGAACCACCCGGAGGTGATCTTGATCGTGCTGCTGATCGACGAGCGCCCGGAAGAGGTGACCGACATGCAGCGCTCGGTGCAGGGAGAGGTGGTGTCTTCGACCTTCGACGAGCCGGCGACCCGCCACGTGCAGGTGGCTGAGATGGTGATCGAAAAGGCCAAGCGGCTGATCGAGCACCGCAAGGATGTCGTGATTCTCCTGGACTCCATTACCCGTCTGGCACGCGCTTACAACACCGTGCAGCCGCCTTCCGGCAAGGTGCTTTCCGGTGGTATCGACGCCAATGCCCTGCATCGGCCGAAGCGATTTTTCGGCGCCGCCCGCAACATCGAGGAGGGCGGTTCGCTGACCATCATCGCCACCGCCCTGGTGGATACCGGCAGCCGCATGGACGACGTGATTTTCGAAGAGTTCAAGGGCACCGGCAACTGCGAGATCCACCTCGACCGCAAGCTGGTGGAGAAGCGCGTCTTTCCGGCCATCGACATCAACAAGTCCGGCACCCGTAAGGAAGAGCTGTTGATGCCCGAGGACGAGCTGCGCCGGGTGTGGGTGCTGCGCAAGGTGCTGAACCCGCTGTCGACCGTCGAGTCGATGGAACTGCTGCTCGACAAGCTGTCGAAGACCAAGGCCAATCAGGACTTCCTGAATGCCATGTCCAGAAAGTAA
- a CDS encoding menaquinone biosynthesis protein, translating into MPKLRVGIVNYLNSKPLAWGFLKGHHANLFRPSYHPPALVARLLDQGGLDIGLIPSIEVARIPDLQIIPDLCVAAEQEVRSVLLISRKPMDEVRTVALDHHSRTSAALATIVLRERYGRDPETVTAAPEIDRMMERADAALIIGDPALTVDRDRYLVLDLAAEWVALTGLPFVFAVWAVRSQVHFADLAYYFKASLRLGLGSLDTLVREAAAELDLDTSEVRSYLTENLSFFLRDEQRRGLEEFYRRAQANGLIEAIPALVFRDP; encoded by the coding sequence TTGCCCAAGCTGCGCGTTGGCATCGTCAACTACCTGAACAGTAAGCCACTGGCTTGGGGGTTTCTCAAGGGGCATCACGCCAACCTGTTCCGGCCGAGCTATCATCCGCCGGCCCTGGTGGCGCGCCTGCTGGACCAGGGCGGCCTCGACATCGGTCTGATCCCCTCCATCGAGGTCGCGCGGATCCCCGATCTCCAGATCATCCCGGACCTGTGCGTCGCTGCCGAGCAGGAAGTGCGGAGCGTGCTTCTAATCTCCCGCAAACCGATGGACGAGGTGCGCACCGTCGCCCTCGATCACCACAGCCGCACTTCCGCAGCGCTCGCCACCATCGTGCTGCGAGAGCGCTACGGGCGGGATCCGGAGACGGTGACCGCCGCCCCGGAGATCGATCGCATGATGGAGCGGGCGGACGCCGCCCTGATCATCGGCGATCCGGCACTGACCGTTGACCGCGACCGCTATCTGGTCCTCGACCTGGCGGCCGAATGGGTGGCCCTGACCGGCCTGCCCTTCGTTTTCGCGGTGTGGGCGGTGCGCTCGCAGGTCCACTTCGCGGATCTCGCCTACTACTTCAAGGCCAGCCTGCGGCTCGGCCTCGGGTCCCTCGACACGCTGGTGCGCGAAGCGGCCGCGGAACTCGACCTCGACACCTCCGAAGTGCGCTCGTACCTGACCGAGAATCTGAGCTTCTTCCTGCGCGACGAACAGCGCCGCGGCCTCGAAGAGTTCTACCGCCGAGCGCAGGCCAACGGCTTGATCGAAGCAATTCCTGCGCTCGTCTTCCGAGACCCTTGA